The following proteins come from a genomic window of Elgaria multicarinata webbii isolate HBS135686 ecotype San Diego chromosome 10, rElgMul1.1.pri, whole genome shotgun sequence:
- the AASDH gene encoding beta-alanine-activating enzyme encodes MRRFYFKREKTAAAAITLGHLVSKYAVEILAMTLQEIVQTAARLYAERKAVCFDECNNQTPVIYTYKTVINLATELTVFLRKHCNLFENVEIGLYCHPGINLPSWIIGILQVPAAYSPIDPDAPPSLSAYFMKKCNFKYILVEKDKVDKFTVTHGQWFSQNSLEIQKVGLILFQKNNSNVDVNLLIDRVNDQNESSVVTSSWEAYALDKHETKPSEELLDVRQKHSIAYVLHTSGTTGVPKIVRVPHKCIVPNILHLQDVFKIAPDDMVFMASPLTFDPSVVELFIALGSGASLLIVPNLIKMMPQELSKALFQHHRVSVLQATPTLLRRFGVQHIKSTVLSANTSLRILALGGEAFPGLNVLRSWKGTDNKTHIFNMYGITEVSCWATCYKVPEEVFSTDHRFDSLVQLGTPLSGTAVEVKDVNGFAVLEGEGQVFIGGKERVCFLDDEVTLPVGTMRATGDFVRVKDCEIFFLGRKDNQIKRHGKRLSIEYVQQIAEGYCQVETCAVIWYQEEKLILFVVPKGILKRRDLLKNLRECIPSYAIPDELLLIDTLPLTPHGKIDVSQLNQIYHSHLNSRRRDSKLSKKEELWERLQCLWKSLLNLPDDSSNILKDSSFLHSGGDSLKSLQLLDEIEHMVERTIPGLLEIILSSSIGEVYNHVLKTAFPDADLKLSCNSAVKRKVCENSREEPSKKCVEQRSLKTQADAVRFIAINRGNRLLSIGELLKKQNNIGESEILKIKCDQTIFSNESIMEVDRIKKTAVQENPGETAEKLTLHVRWKSDLGKCVDASPLVLISITDKLNAFVYIGAHSHMIQAIDLCSGDVKWERNLPDRIESSACVSKCGIFIIVGSYNGLVYVFRSSNGEIHWTFTTDDAVKSSAAVDPSTGLIFIGSHDQHVYALDIYKKECAWKLHSEAGAVFSSPHLSLSPHHLYIATLGGLLLAANPVMGNTIWKQNCGKPLFSSPHCNKDYVCVGCVDGNLYCFSHFGEKVWEFSSNGPIFSSPCISDFARGIFFGSHDYFTYCCTMEGNLLWKFQTTSAVYATPYVFHGHDLGDKTLLVVVSTDGRIWILNAKTGLEEGAGKLPGEVFSSPVVWGTMIIVGCRNNYVYCLDLCVSTTNKTT; translated from the exons ATGCGGCGCTTTTATTTTAAGCGAGAAaaaaccgccgccgccgccatcaccTTGGGCCATCTCGTAAGCAA GTATGCGGTAGAAATATTGGCAATGACTCTTCAAGAGATTGTTCAAACTGCAGCCAGGTTATATGCTGAGAGAAAAGCAGTGTGCTTTGATGAATGCAACAATCAGACTCCAGTTATCTACACATACAAGACAGTTATTAACCTAGCCACAGAACTAACAGTTTTCCTGAGGAAACATTGTAATCTCTTTGAAAACGTTGAAATAGGCCTCTACTGccacccagggataaacctgccTTCTTGGATTATAGG AATTCTCCAAGTGCCAGCTGCGTATTCCCCTATTGATCCAGATGCCCCTCCAAGCCTGTCTGCTTATTTCATGAAGAAATGTAACTTCAAATATATCCTTGTAGAAAAAGACAAAGTTGAT AAATTCACAGTAACACACGGACAGTGGTTCAGCCAAAATTCCCTTGAAATACAGAAAGTTGGTTTGATTCTTTTCCAAAAGAACAACAGTAATGTGGATGTAAATCTGTTGATAGACCGTGTAAATGATCAAAATGAAAGCTCTGTAGTGACAAGTAGTTGGGAGGCATATGCCTTGGACAAACATGAGACAAAACCATCTGAAGAGCTGTTGGATGTCCGACAGAAACACTCCATAGCATATGTTTTGCATACATCTGGAACGACAGGGGTACCTAAAATTGTCAGAGTACCTCATAAATGCATAGTGCCAAATATTCTTCATCTTCA agaTGTGTTTAAAATTGCCCCTGATGATATGGTGTTTATGGCCTCTCCCTTGACATTTGATCCATCCGTTGTTGAGCTGTTCATTGCACTGGGAAGTGGGGCTTCTCTGCTTATAGTACCTAACCTGATTAAAATGATGCCACAGGAATTGTCCAAGGCTCTCTTTCAACACCACAGAGTATCTGTATTACAG GCTACACCAACACTTCTGAGAAGATTTGGAGTTCAGCATATTAAATCAACCGTGTTGTCTGCAAACACTTCACTGCGAATTTTAGCTCTGGGTGGagaagccttccctggactaAACGTGTTGAGAAGCTGGAAAGGAACAGACAACAAAACGCACATATTTAATATGTACGGTATTACAGAAGTCTCCTGCTGGGCCACATGCTACAAGGTTCCTGAGGAGGTTTTTAGTACTGATCATCG ATTTGATTCACTTGTACAACTAGGAACCCCACTTTCTGGAACTGCAGTTGAAGTCAAAGATGTTAATGGTTTTGCCGTTCTAGAAGGAGAAGGTCAAGTGTTTATAG GAGGTAAAGAACGTGTCTGTTTCCTCGATGATGAAGTAACGCTGCCTGTGGGCACAATGAGAGCAACTGGGGACTTCGTCAGAGTTAAGGATTGTGAGATTTTTTTCTTGGGACGGAAGGACAATCAAATTAAGCGTCATGGCAAGCGTCTCAGTATTGAATATGTACAACAG atTGCAGAAGGCTACTGTCAAGTGGAGACCTGTGCTGTGATATGGTATCAGGAGGAAAAATTAATTCTGTTTGTTGTGcccaaaggcattttaaaaagaagagaccTTCTAAAGAATCTCCGGGAATGTATTCCTAGCTATGCAATCCCAGATGAGCTTTTGCTGATTGACACTTTACCATTAACACCACATG GCAAAATTGATGTGTCACAGCTGAATCAGATTTACCACAGTCATCTGAACTCTAGAAGGAGAGACAGTAAGCTGAGCAAGAAAGAAGAATTATGGGAGAGATTGCAGTGTTTATGGAAG TCTCTCCTGAATCTTCCAGATGATTCcagcaacattttaaaagattCATCATTCCTGCACAGTGGCGGAGATTCCTTAAAATCATTACAGTTACTTGATGAAATTGAACACATGGTAGAGAGAACTATCCCTGGCCTCTTGGAAATTATTCTCAGTAGCTCTATTGGAGAAGTCTACAACCATGTCCTAAAAACAGCTTTCCCAGATGCTGACCTAAAATTAAGCTGTAACAGTGCTGTAAAAAGAAAAGTCTGTGAAAACAGCAGAGAGGAGCCAAGTAAAAAGTGTGTGGAGCAAAGATCCCTGAAAACTCAAGCTGATGCAGTTAGATTTATTGCAATAAACCGAGGAAACCGTTTGTTGTCTATCGGTGAGCTCCTAAAGAAACAGAATAATATAGGAGAGAGTGAAATTTTGAAGATTAAGTGTGATCAAACAATTTTCAGCAATGAAAGTATAATGGAAGTTGATCGTATTAAAAAAACAGCTGTACAAGAAAATCCTGGAGAAACTGCTGAAAAATTGACGTTGCACGTAAGATGGAAATCAGACCTGGGCAAATGTGTAGATGCATCTCCACTAGTTCTAATATCAATTACTGACAAATTAAATGCCTTTGTATATATTGGGGCTCATTCTCACATGATTCAAGCAATTGACCTATGTTCAGGAGATGTCAAGTGGGAGAGAAACCTTCCAGATCGTATTGAGTCTTCTGCTTGTGTATCTAAGTGTGGAATTTTCATCATTGTTG GATCCTATAATGGATTGGTATATGTATTCAGAAGCAGCAATGGTGAAATACACTGGACATTTACcactgatgatgctgtgaaaagtTCTGCAGCTGTGGATCCTTCTACGGGGTTAATTTTCAttggatctcatgatcagcatgtATATGCTTTAGATATTTAT AAGAAAGAGTGTGCCTGGAAGTTGCACAGTGAAGCTGGGGCTGTATTTTCCTCTCCTCACCTCAGCCTTTCACCACATCACCTGTACATTGCAACACTTGGAGGGCTGCTGCTAGCTGCAAATCCC GTTATGGGAAATACAATCTGGAAACAAAATTGTGGAAAGCCGCTCTTCTCATCACCACATTGCAACAAGGACTATGTGTGTGTTGGATGTGTAGATGGAAATTTATATTGCTTTAGCCACTTCGGAGAAAAG GTTTGGGAGTTTTCCAGCAATGGACCCATTTTTTCATCACCCTGCATTTCAGATTTTGCCAGAGGGATATTCTTTGGTTCCCACGACTACTTTACTTACTGCTGTACTATGGAAGGTAATTTGTTGTGGAAATTTCAAACCACATCAGCTGTATATGCAACTCCATATGTTTTCCATGGGCATGATTTGGGAGATAAAACACTTCTGGTGGTGGTATCTACAGATGGCCGGATATGGATCTTGAACGCTAAGACTGGTTTagaagaaggtgcagggaaacTTCCTGGAGAAGTGTTCTCTTCTCCTGTGGTATGGGGAACAATGATCATTGTAGGCTGTAGAAATAACTATGTTTATTGCTTAGATTTATGTGTATCTacaaccaataaaacaacttaa